The following proteins are co-located in the Salvelinus sp. IW2-2015 linkage group LG36, ASM291031v2, whole genome shotgun sequence genome:
- the LOC111959471 gene encoding guanylate-binding protein 1 isoform X2 — MDSPMCLVENADGELHVVPGAIKYLMGLNQKVVVVAVVGLYRTGKSYLMNKLAGKRKGFALGATIQSKTKGIWMWCVPHPEKRDHTLVLLDTEGLGDVEKGDSKNDAWIFSLAILLSSTLVYNSRGTIDNQAVENLQYVSELTERIKVNSSSAASSSHDDEEGGDAQFVQFFPNFVWAIRDFTLLLEIDGRNVTEDEYLEHSLELRKGGGKKNLMYNLPRECIRNYFPSRKCFVFPTPTTPANMPHLDSMDEAGLCGSFRKVADTFCRFIFQESRTKTVKGGHKVTGRMLGHLVNTYVETIAKGSVPCLENAVLAMAQIENQAAVDEGQVVYQRGMEEVKALFPVDMGQISAHHLRSDHQATQAFMKRSFKDXNGDFLKALAVAIAKHYAXLLIQNEDASEKKCAALLEKLSAPMAQKIKEGIYTTPGGYELYCNHHDNMVAQYRAEPDKGVRAEEILEQFLREKSLEKNSILQADKKLTENEKKIHEEKERSAVLEQEKKAAEEKRLEMERTMEDDRRSKDEKLKQMEEKMKXEMKQQERDFHRALXCKXQEQKDLLEKGHKEKADLXRQEIEEFKKSNTPEKEGGGFLESTVMPVLRFGLDAANTFFQYKLMRGAFMK; from the exons ATGGATTCCCCAATGTGTTTGGTCGAAAACGCCGACGGGGAGCTTCATGTAGTCCCTGGTGCCATCAAGTACCTGATGGGACTGAACCAGAAAGTCGTAGTGGTGGCGGTGGTCGGGCTGTACCGCACCGGCAAGTCCTACCTTATGAACAAGCTGGCTGGAAAGAGAAAAG GTTTTGCCCTGGGAGCCACCATCCAATCCAAGACTAAGGGAATCTGGATGTGGTGTGTGCCTCACCCTGAAAAAAGAGACCACACCCTGGTGCTGCTGGATACAGAGGGGCTGGGGGATGTGGAGAAG GGAGATTCTAAGAATGATGCCTGGATCTTCTCCTTGGCCATTCTGTTAAGCAGTACTCTGGTCTACAACAGTCGAGGGACCATCGACAATCAAGCCGTGGAGAACCTTCA ATATGTGAGTGAGCTGACAGAGCGGATCAAGGTGAATTCTTCCAGTGCAGCTTCATCCTCTCACGATGACGAGGAAGGAGGGGACGCCCAGTTTGTGCAGTTCTTTCCGAATTTTGTGTGGGCCATCAGAGATTTCACTCTACTACTCGAGATCGACGGCAGAAACGTCACCGaagatgagtatctggagcattccCTGGAGCTCAGAAAAG GTGGGGGTAAAAAGAATCTGATGTACAACCTCCCACGAGAGTGCATCAGGAACTACTTCCCCTCGCGCAAGTGCTTTGTATTCCCCACCCCTACAACTCCTGCCAACATGCCCCACCTGGATTCCATGGACGAGGCTGGCCTGTGTGGAAGCTTCCGAAAGGTTGCAGATACTTTCTGCCGCTTCATTTTCCAGGAGAGCCGTACAAAAACTGTCAAAGGGGGCCACAAAGTTACCGGGAGAA TGCTCGGCCACTTGGTTAACACCTATGTGGAGACCATAGCCAAAGGCTCTGTGCCCTGTCTGGAGAATGCGGTGCTGGCCATGGCTCAAATTGAGAACCAGGCTGCTGTGGATGAGGGCCAGGTAGTATACCAGAGGGGCATGGAGGAGGTGAAGGCCTTATTCCCTGTGGACATGGGTCAGATTTCAGCTCATCACCTCCGCTCAGACCACCAGGCCACGCAGGCTTTCATGAAACGATCCTTCAAAGAYRAAAATGGGGATTTCTTGAAAGCGTTGGCG GTGGCCATTGCAAAGCACTACGCTGWCCTTCTCATYCAGAACGAGGATGCCTCAGAGAAGAAGTGTGCRGCCCTTCTGGAGAAGCTGTCTGCTCCGATGGCCCAGAAGATTAAGGAGGGGATCTACACCACACCTGGAGGATATGAGCTTTACTGCAATCACCATGACAACATGGTGGCACAGTACCGGGCCGAGCCTGATAAAGGAGTTAGG GCTGAGGAGATTCTTGAGCAGTTCCTGAGGGAGAAGAGTCTAGAGAAGAATTCCATCCTACAAGCTGACAAAAAATTGACCGAAAATGAGAAAAAGATCCACG aggagaaggagagatcagCTGTGCTGGAGCAGGAGAAGAAGGCTGCTGAAGAGAAACGGTTGGAGATGGAGCGCACCATGGAGGACGATCGCAGAAGCAAAGACGAGAAGTTGAAGCAGATGGAAGAGAAGATGAAGRAGGAGATGAAGCAACAGGAACGGGACTTCCACAGGGCCTTGGAKTGCAARRTGCAGGAGCAGAAGGATCTGCTGGAGAAGGGCCACAAGGAGAAGGCTGACTTARTGAGACAGGAGATAGAGGAGTTCAAGAAGAGCAACACACCTGAGAAGGAAGGAGGTGGTTTCCTTGAGTCTACAGTCATGCCTGTTCTTCGATTTGGATTGGACGCTGCCAACACTTTCTTTCAATATAAGCTCATGAGGGGAGCTTTTATGAAGTAG
- the LOC111959471 gene encoding guanylate-binding protein 1 isoform X1: MDSPMCLVENADGELHVVPGAIKYLMGLNQKVVVVAVVGLYRTGKSYLMNKLAGKRKGFALGATIQSKTKGIWMWCVPHPEKRDHTLVLLDTEGLGDVEKGDSKNDAWIFSLAILLSSTLVYNSRGTIDNQAVENLQYVSELTERIKVNSSSAASSSHDDEEGGDAQFVQFFPNFVWAIRDFTLLLEIDGRNVTEDEYLEHSLELRKGGGKKNLMYNLPRECIRNYFPSRKCFVFPTPTTPANMPHLDSMDEAGLCGSFRKVADTFCRFIFQESRTKTVKGGHKVTGRMLGHLVNTYVETIAKGSVPCLENAVLAMAQIENQAAVDEGQVVYQRGMEEVKALFPVDMGQISAHHLRSDHQATQAFMKRSFKDXNGDFLKALAVAIAKHYAXLLIQNEDASEKKCAALLEKLSAPMAQKIKEGIYTTPGGYELYCNHHDNMVAQYRAEPDKGVRAEEILEQFLREKSLEKNSILQADKKLTENEKKIHEEQEKRALAEQAVKMEAEKQHQLEKLIQERERSHQEGICQLEAKMVQEAKETQQELERALDSKLHEQEKLMAKGFTEKEAAMKEEIQSLREKEEAKCEKEEQSRNFRAIAQGVMESVSNGLGHYFNYKKAREQRKAIVFKEQVRFNLKSGAVGNIPDKERMTLKQDKMATPKLKTGAVGNSKDTTLPKVNTGTTGKSPGSEV, from the exons ATGGATTCCCCAATGTGTTTGGTCGAAAACGCCGACGGGGAGCTTCATGTAGTCCCTGGTGCCATCAAGTACCTGATGGGACTGAACCAGAAAGTCGTAGTGGTGGCGGTGGTCGGGCTGTACCGCACCGGCAAGTCCTACCTTATGAACAAGCTGGCTGGAAAGAGAAAAG GTTTTGCCCTGGGAGCCACCATCCAATCCAAGACTAAGGGAATCTGGATGTGGTGTGTGCCTCACCCTGAAAAAAGAGACCACACCCTGGTGCTGCTGGATACAGAGGGGCTGGGGGATGTGGAGAAG GGAGATTCTAAGAATGATGCCTGGATCTTCTCCTTGGCCATTCTGTTAAGCAGTACTCTGGTCTACAACAGTCGAGGGACCATCGACAATCAAGCCGTGGAGAACCTTCA ATATGTGAGTGAGCTGACAGAGCGGATCAAGGTGAATTCTTCCAGTGCAGCTTCATCCTCTCACGATGACGAGGAAGGAGGGGACGCCCAGTTTGTGCAGTTCTTTCCGAATTTTGTGTGGGCCATCAGAGATTTCACTCTACTACTCGAGATCGACGGCAGAAACGTCACCGaagatgagtatctggagcattccCTGGAGCTCAGAAAAG GTGGGGGTAAAAAGAATCTGATGTACAACCTCCCACGAGAGTGCATCAGGAACTACTTCCCCTCGCGCAAGTGCTTTGTATTCCCCACCCCTACAACTCCTGCCAACATGCCCCACCTGGATTCCATGGACGAGGCTGGCCTGTGTGGAAGCTTCCGAAAGGTTGCAGATACTTTCTGCCGCTTCATTTTCCAGGAGAGCCGTACAAAAACTGTCAAAGGGGGCCACAAAGTTACCGGGAGAA TGCTCGGCCACTTGGTTAACACCTATGTGGAGACCATAGCCAAAGGCTCTGTGCCCTGTCTGGAGAATGCGGTGCTGGCCATGGCTCAAATTGAGAACCAGGCTGCTGTGGATGAGGGCCAGGTAGTATACCAGAGGGGCATGGAGGAGGTGAAGGCCTTATTCCCTGTGGACATGGGTCAGATTTCAGCTCATCACCTCCGCTCAGACCACCAGGCCACGCAGGCTTTCATGAAACGATCCTTCAAAGAYRAAAATGGGGATTTCTTGAAAGCGTTGGCG GTGGCCATTGCAAAGCACTACGCTGWCCTTCTCATYCAGAACGAGGATGCCTCAGAGAAGAAGTGTGCRGCCCTTCTGGAGAAGCTGTCTGCTCCGATGGCCCAGAAGATTAAGGAGGGGATCTACACCACACCTGGAGGATATGAGCTTTACTGCAATCACCATGACAACATGGTGGCACAGTACCGGGCCGAGCCTGATAAAGGAGTTAGG GCTGAGGAGATTCTTGAGCAGTTCCTGAGGGAGAAGAGTCTAGAGAAGAATTCCATCCTACAAGCTGACAAAAAATTGACCGAAAATGAGAAAAAGATCCACG aggagcaagagaagagagcCCTGGCTGAACAGGCAGTGAAGATGGAGGCCGAGAAACAGCACCAGTTAGAGAAACTGatccaggagagggagaggagccatCAGGAGGGAATCTGTCAGCTAGAG GCTAAGATGGTCCAGGAGGCGAAGGAGACGCAACAGGAGTTGGAGAGAGCGCTAGATAGCAAGCTCCATGAGCAGGAAAAGCTGATGGCTAAGGGCTTCACAGAGAAAGAGGCAGCCATGAAGGAGGAGATACAGAgcctgagagagaaggaggaggccaAGTGCGAGAAGGAAGAGCAGTCTCGTAACTTCAGAGCCATAGCACAGGGTGTCATGGAGAGTGTCAGCAATGGCTTAGGTCACTACTTTAACTATAAGAAAGCCCGTGAGCAACGCAAGGCGATTGTGTTCAAGGAGCAGGTCAGATTCAATCTCAAATCAGGTGCGGTTGGCAATATCCCTGATAAGGAGCGCATGACACTCAAGCAAGACAAGATGGCCACGCCCAAACTCAAAACAGGAGCAGTTGGCAACTCTAAAGACACAACTCTGCCCAAAGTCAACACAGGTACAACTGGCAAAAGCCCTGGCTCAGAGGTCTAA